A genome region from Paradevosia shaoguanensis includes the following:
- a CDS encoding putative bifunctional diguanylate cyclase/phosphodiesterase, with product MFYSARRKLPAVDYVSIVRSLYADPRSMAYGMICSAIAAGVSAYGASSPLLYAMAALFFIVCVARILDMRAFARANLVVDDADSAAVWEVRMTVGAVVTAALHGFWCYASLWVNDGGFAAFAAAVVTMAGVTGIANRNFAMDRLITLQLLSITIPFGVGLLLKGDIYHATIAVLLILFMAGIRRMASNLREILLGAVHGRMEANRLARELDTALTTMPHGLCMLDEAGRVAVVNRRARELFPGLSPERSVGRYLSQVISQSRRDGLISPTLARQFMRAIAAGMGHRKMVVAVPPQLRVEITITSGQGHTVVMFEDITERVRANERINYMARFDGLTSLPNRHYFSEEVEASLIRKRRTNARENVMLMMIDLDDFKHVNDTFGHPVGDALLVEAARRIRSVLDNSAVAARFGGDEFIVYRPSGVTRRSVERDANAVLEVLSQPFFIMDQVLKAHASIGVVIAKPTEDLATLLTRADLALYGAKGSGKAQWSLFHDVMDIDYRQRQRLKADLREALDKGELFLVYQPIVDLRARRIIGCEALARWNHAELGNIPPSVFVPIAEEIGAISDLTRFVLITATRECKHWPSPLRVAINLSATDFRTTDVTEMVREGLRKTGLSPERLEVEITESTLIEEKQAVSKALSELRELGVGIALDDFGTGYSSLSYLHALPFTKLKIDRSFVADITTSERSLKLVSNIAKLSKDLDLTVTVEGIETEDQLDAISRAADIDQVQGFLFGVPLPRREIAELIERVSFAPGQTIRSRSGKVFRH from the coding sequence ATGTTCTATTCGGCAAGACGCAAACTACCGGCCGTGGATTACGTGTCGATCGTCCGGTCGCTTTACGCCGACCCGCGATCGATGGCCTATGGGATGATCTGCTCGGCCATTGCAGCCGGGGTTTCCGCCTACGGCGCCTCCTCGCCGCTGCTCTATGCGATGGCCGCGCTGTTCTTCATCGTCTGCGTCGCCCGTATCCTCGACATGAGGGCCTTTGCCCGCGCGAACCTGGTGGTCGACGACGCCGATAGTGCCGCCGTCTGGGAAGTGCGCATGACGGTGGGCGCGGTGGTGACCGCCGCCCTCCACGGCTTCTGGTGCTATGCGAGCCTCTGGGTCAACGATGGCGGCTTTGCCGCCTTCGCGGCGGCCGTGGTGACCATGGCCGGCGTCACCGGCATTGCGAACCGCAACTTCGCGATGGACCGGCTGATCACGCTCCAGCTGCTCTCGATCACCATTCCCTTCGGCGTCGGCCTGCTCCTCAAGGGCGACATCTACCACGCCACCATCGCCGTGCTGCTGATCCTCTTCATGGCCGGCATCCGGCGCATGGCCAGCAACCTGCGCGAAATCCTGCTCGGCGCCGTGCATGGCAGGATGGAAGCCAACCGGCTGGCGCGCGAACTCGACACTGCCTTGACCACCATGCCGCATGGCCTGTGCATGCTGGACGAAGCCGGGCGCGTGGCCGTGGTCAATCGCCGGGCGCGCGAGCTCTTTCCGGGCCTTTCGCCCGAGCGCAGCGTCGGCCGCTACCTCTCCCAGGTCATCTCGCAATCGCGCCGCGACGGGCTCATCTCGCCCACCCTTGCCCGCCAGTTCATGCGCGCCATCGCCGCCGGCATGGGCCATCGCAAGATGGTGGTGGCCGTGCCCCCGCAATTGCGGGTCGAGATCACCATCACCTCCGGCCAAGGCCATACCGTGGTGATGTTCGAGGACATTACCGAGCGTGTGCGCGCCAATGAGCGCATCAACTACATGGCCCGGTTCGACGGCCTGACGAGCCTGCCCAACCGCCATTATTTCTCCGAGGAAGTCGAAGCCAGCCTCATCCGCAAGCGCCGCACCAATGCGCGCGAGAACGTGATGCTGATGATGATCGACCTCGACGACTTCAAGCACGTCAACGACACGTTCGGGCACCCGGTGGGCGACGCCCTGCTGGTCGAGGCGGCGCGCCGCATCCGCTCGGTGCTCGACAACAGCGCCGTGGCCGCGCGGTTCGGCGGCGACGAGTTCATCGTCTATCGTCCCAGCGGGGTCACGCGCCGTTCCGTCGAGCGCGACGCCAATGCCGTGCTCGAAGTGCTCAGCCAGCCCTTCTTCATCATGGACCAGGTGCTCAAGGCCCATGCCTCGATCGGCGTGGTCATCGCCAAGCCCACCGAGGACCTGGCGACGCTCCTTACCCGCGCGGACCTGGCGCTCTATGGCGCCAAGGGCAGCGGGAAGGCGCAATGGTCGCTGTTCCACGACGTGATGGACATCGACTACCGCCAGCGCCAGCGGCTCAAGGCGGACCTGCGCGAAGCGCTCGACAAGGGCGAGCTTTTCCTCGTCTACCAACCCATCGTCGACCTGCGGGCGCGGCGGATCATCGGCTGCGAGGCCCTGGCGCGCTGGAACCATGCCGAACTCGGCAATATTCCGCCCTCGGTCTTCGTGCCGATCGCCGAGGAAATCGGCGCCATTTCCGACCTCACCCGCTTCGTGCTGATCACCGCCACGCGCGAATGCAAGCATTGGCCGAGCCCGCTGCGCGTGGCCATAAACCTCTCGGCCACCGACTTCCGCACCACGGACGTGACCGAGATGGTGCGCGAGGGCCTGCGCAAGACCGGGCTCTCCCCGGAGCGGCTGGAAGTGGAAATCACCGAATCCACGCTGATCGAGGAAAAGCAGGCGGTGAGCAAGGCGCTGAGCGAATTGCGCGAGCTGGGCGTGGGCATTGCGCTCGACGATTTCGGCACGGGCTATTCGAGCCTGTCGTACCTCCACGCCCTGCCCTTCACCAAGCTCAAGATCGACCGCTCGTTCGTGGCCGACATCACCACCAGCGAGCGCTCGCTCAAGCTCGTCTCCAACATCGCCAAGCTGAGCAAGGATCTCGACCTGACGGTGACCGTGGAGGGCATCGAGACCGAGGACCAGCTCGATGCGATCTCGCGCGCCGCCGATATCGACCAGGTGCAGGGCTTCCTCTTCGGCGTGCCGCTACCGCGGCGCGAAATCGCCGAACTGATCGAGCGCGTCTCCTTCGCGCCGGGCCAGACCATCCGCTCCCGGAGCGGAAAAGTGTTTAGGCACTGA
- a CDS encoding DMT family transporter: protein MPSPASTSTAPAATDIDYVGYALAIGGAVLFSTKGIFIKLAYQHGVPTETVLALRMLVALPVYAVILLTLLRRSPDMRKRLTPKLVASSMAVGILGYYVSSYLDFAGLNFLSAQFERLVLFTYPFFTLLFGVWFFGDRMHWSVVPGMALSYAGLLVIFGWNLTTDPEGLWLGTGLVLASALTFALYQHLAKRQMNHIGTGLFTCIAMGTAAIAAIAQNTIWHGIGSYAELSAPVWAYGLALGVLGTVVPSFLMNGGIARIGARATSSTGAFGPLFTIAIAVVVLNEPFTIYHAIGTACVILGSVWFGRADARAKLAIPKTAAAAA from the coding sequence ATGCCGTCGCCAGCCTCAACCTCGACCGCCCCCGCCGCAACCGATATCGACTATGTCGGCTATGCCCTCGCCATCGGCGGGGCCGTGCTCTTTTCGACCAAGGGCATCTTCATCAAGCTCGCCTACCAGCACGGCGTGCCCACCGAGACGGTGCTGGCGCTGCGCATGCTGGTGGCGCTGCCGGTCTATGCCGTGATCCTGCTGACGCTGCTGCGCCGCAGCCCCGATATGCGCAAGCGCCTCACGCCGAAGCTGGTCGCCTCCAGCATGGCCGTGGGCATTCTGGGCTATTACGTCTCGAGCTATCTCGATTTCGCCGGCCTCAACTTCCTCTCGGCCCAGTTCGAGCGACTGGTGCTGTTCACCTATCCCTTCTTCACCCTGCTCTTCGGCGTCTGGTTCTTCGGGGACCGCATGCACTGGAGCGTGGTGCCGGGCATGGCGCTCTCCTATGCGGGCCTGCTGGTGATCTTCGGCTGGAACCTCACCACGGACCCCGAAGGCCTCTGGCTGGGCACCGGGCTGGTCCTCGCCTCGGCGTTGACCTTCGCCCTCTACCAGCACCTGGCCAAGCGGCAGATGAACCATATCGGCACCGGGCTCTTCACCTGCATCGCCATGGGCACGGCGGCGATCGCGGCAATCGCGCAGAACACGATCTGGCACGGTATCGGCAGCTATGCCGAGCTTTCCGCCCCGGTCTGGGCCTATGGCCTGGCGCTGGGCGTCCTCGGCACCGTCGTGCCCTCGTTCCTGATGAATGGCGGCATTGCCCGCATCGGGGCGCGCGCGACATCTTCGACCGGCGCCTTCGGCCCGCTCTTCACCATCGCCATCGCCGTGGTGGTGCTCAACGAGCCCTTTACCATCTACCACGCCATCGGCACGGCCTGCGTGATCCTGGGTTCGGTCTGGTTCGGCCGCGCCGACGCACGGGCCAAGCTGGCAATTCCCAAGACGGCTGCCGCCGCGGCCTGA
- a CDS encoding tyrosine recombinase XerC, with the protein MPNTAFTVDAFLQNQLAAWERELGVVRRLSPLTIQSYGRDVGQFLDFLSGHAGGKVKLETLKDLRAADIRAFMASRREDDVTSRSLARSLSAIKSFFAFLEREGVMATEAFNAVRTPKIGRSLPKALTVIEAKRTIATTAQIEEQPWVAARDMAVLSLCYGAGLRISEALALTRADLDAETLRVTGKGGKTRMVPLIAAVRRAIDTYLDICPFALDPGQPLFRGVKGGVLSPRLIQMRVVQLRGALGLPPSATPHALRHSFATHLLGKGGDLRAIQELLGHASLSTTQIYTAVDTDRLLESYHKAHPRA; encoded by the coding sequence ATGCCCAATACCGCCTTTACCGTCGATGCCTTTCTCCAGAACCAGCTTGCTGCCTGGGAGCGGGAGCTTGGGGTGGTGCGGCGGCTTTCGCCTTTGACCATCCAATCCTATGGGCGCGATGTCGGCCAGTTCCTCGATTTCCTCTCCGGGCATGCCGGAGGGAAGGTGAAGCTGGAGACGCTCAAGGATTTGCGGGCCGCCGATATCCGCGCCTTCATGGCGAGCCGGCGCGAAGATGACGTGACCTCACGCTCCCTTGCCCGGTCGCTCTCGGCGATCAAGTCCTTCTTCGCCTTTCTCGAGCGCGAGGGGGTGATGGCGACCGAGGCGTTCAACGCCGTGCGTACGCCCAAGATCGGCCGCTCGCTCCCCAAGGCGCTGACCGTGATCGAGGCCAAGCGCACGATCGCCACCACCGCACAGATCGAGGAGCAGCCCTGGGTGGCGGCGCGCGACATGGCGGTGCTCTCGCTCTGCTATGGCGCGGGGCTGCGTATTTCCGAAGCACTGGCGCTGACGCGGGCCGATCTCGATGCCGAGACGCTGCGGGTGACCGGCAAGGGCGGCAAGACGCGGATGGTGCCGCTGATCGCCGCGGTCCGCCGCGCCATCGACACCTATCTGGACATCTGCCCCTTCGCGCTCGATCCCGGCCAGCCGCTCTTCCGCGGGGTCAAGGGCGGGGTACTCTCCCCGCGCCTCATCCAGATGCGGGTGGTGCAACTCCGTGGCGCGCTGGGCCTGCCTCCGTCGGCGACGCCCCATGCCCTGCGGCATTCCTTCGCCACCCACCTCCTGGGCAAGGGCGGCGACCTGCGGGCGATCCAGGAATTGCTGGGCCACGCGTCGCTTTCGACCACCCAGATCTATACCGCCGTCGATACCGACCGGCTGCTGGAGAGCTACCACAAGGCCCACCCGCGAGCGTGA
- a CDS encoding primosomal protein N', translating into MQLEDSPDIVAVMVSVSVEGPYSYRVPAGMTVTRGSIVAVPLVGRLTLGVVWGQPKDNFAHNRLKDIARVYDVPPLSEELLRLVDWVSRYTLAAPGAVLRAVLRSTEALEPERPITAFRKTGYEPERMTDARLRVMDVVADGLAWAKAAIVGASGVSPSVVEGLEKVGALERIEMPPPPIALPPDPDAARPKLSAEQQAAMDQIRSLDPHKFGVALLDGVTGGGKTEVFFEAVADTLEAGRQALILLPEIALTHTFLERFTRRFGTRPAEWHSDMTPVQRARTWRGVLTGQVRAVVGARSALFLPFHELGMIVLDEEHDGAFKQSDGVNYHARDMAVVRGSLSQARVILSSATPSVESRNNADTGKYLHVKLESRFAAAQLPDITALDMREEGPEKGSWIAPRLAREIFATLDRGEQALLFLNRRGYAPLTLCRACGHQYQCPDCSAWLVEHRFRGVLMCHHCGHEQKVPKACGECGSVDSLVPIGPGIERVAEEAAARFPDARRVILSSDMGSNAQLRDRFTEIEKGEYDLVIGTQLVAKGHHFEKLTLVGVLDADLGLAHGDPRAAEKTFQILTQVTGRAGRASRAGKAFLQTYHPSHPVMEAMVKSDREAFYQHELKVRRDGQLPPFGRLAALIVSANEHDDAFNFAKRLLAAAPMAEDVRLFGPADAPVAMVRGRHRVRLLAQSGKDFDLSGYVRFWLTNAERATGNLRVQVDIDPQSFF; encoded by the coding sequence ATGCAATTGGAAGATTCCCCCGACATCGTCGCCGTCATGGTCTCCGTTTCCGTCGAGGGACCCTATTCCTACCGTGTGCCGGCGGGGATGACGGTGACGCGCGGCTCGATCGTGGCGGTGCCGCTGGTCGGGCGGCTGACGCTCGGGGTGGTCTGGGGGCAGCCCAAGGATAATTTTGCCCATAATCGCCTCAAGGACATTGCCCGGGTCTACGATGTCCCGCCGCTCTCCGAAGAATTGCTGCGCCTTGTCGACTGGGTCTCCCGCTATACGCTGGCGGCGCCCGGCGCGGTGCTGCGGGCCGTGCTGCGCTCGACCGAGGCATTGGAGCCCGAGCGGCCCATCACCGCCTTCCGCAAGACCGGGTACGAGCCCGAGCGCATGACCGACGCGCGGTTGCGCGTCATGGATGTCGTCGCCGATGGCCTTGCCTGGGCCAAGGCCGCCATTGTCGGCGCTTCGGGCGTTTCGCCCTCGGTCGTCGAGGGGCTCGAAAAGGTCGGGGCACTGGAGCGGATCGAGATGCCGCCCCCGCCCATTGCCCTGCCGCCCGATCCGGATGCGGCGCGGCCGAAGCTGAGCGCCGAGCAGCAGGCGGCGATGGACCAGATCCGCAGTCTCGATCCCCACAAGTTCGGCGTGGCCCTGCTCGATGGCGTCACGGGCGGCGGCAAGACCGAGGTGTTTTTCGAGGCGGTGGCCGATACGCTCGAAGCCGGGCGGCAGGCGCTGATCCTGCTGCCGGAAATCGCGCTGACGCACACCTTCCTCGAACGCTTCACCCGGCGCTTCGGCACGCGACCGGCCGAGTGGCATTCGGACATGACCCCGGTGCAGCGCGCCCGCACCTGGCGCGGCGTGCTCACCGGCCAGGTGCGCGCCGTGGTCGGCGCACGCTCCGCTCTGTTCCTGCCGTTCCACGAGCTGGGCATGATCGTGCTCGACGAAGAGCATGACGGCGCCTTCAAGCAGTCCGATGGGGTCAATTACCACGCCCGCGACATGGCGGTGGTGCGCGGCTCGCTCTCGCAGGCGCGCGTGATCCTCTCCTCAGCCACGCCCTCGGTCGAATCGCGCAACAATGCCGATACCGGCAAGTACCTGCATGTGAAGCTCGAGAGCCGGTTCGCCGCCGCGCAGCTCCCCGATATCACCGCGCTCGACATGCGCGAGGAGGGCCCCGAAAAGGGTTCGTGGATCGCCCCGCGCCTCGCCCGCGAAATCTTCGCCACGCTCGATCGGGGGGAGCAGGCGCTGCTGTTCCTCAACCGGCGCGGCTATGCCCCGCTCACCCTCTGCCGCGCCTGCGGGCATCAGTATCAGTGTCCCGATTGCTCGGCCTGGCTGGTGGAGCACCGCTTCCGCGGCGTCCTCATGTGCCACCATTGCGGGCATGAGCAGAAGGTGCCCAAGGCCTGCGGCGAATGCGGCTCGGTGGATTCCCTGGTGCCGATCGGCCCGGGCATCGAGCGCGTGGCAGAGGAAGCGGCTGCGCGCTTCCCCGATGCGCGGCGGGTCATTCTCTCCTCGGACATGGGTTCGAACGCGCAATTGCGCGATCGCTTCACGGAGATCGAGAAGGGCGAATACGACCTCGTCATCGGCACCCAGCTTGTCGCCAAGGGCCACCATTTCGAAAAGCTGACGCTGGTCGGGGTGCTCGATGCCGATCTCGGTCTTGCCCATGGCGATCCCCGCGCCGCCGAGAAGACGTTTCAGATCCTGACCCAGGTCACGGGCCGCGCCGGTCGCGCCTCGCGCGCGGGCAAGGCGTTCCTCCAGACCTACCATCCCTCCCATCCGGTGATGGAGGCGATGGTCAAGTCCGATCGCGAGGCGTTCTACCAGCACGAGCTCAAGGTTCGCCGCGACGGGCAATTGCCGCCGTTCGGGCGGCTGGCGGCCCTCATCGTCTCGGCCAACGAGCATGACGACGCCTTCAACTTCGCCAAGCGGCTCCTCGCTGCCGCGCCCATGGCCGAGGACGTTCGCCTCTTCGGTCCGGCCGATGCGCCGGTGGCCATGGTGCGCGGTCGCCATCGCGTCAGGCTCCTCGCCCAGAGCGGCAAGGATTTCGATCTTTCCGGCTATGTCCGCTTCTGGCTCACCAATGCCGAGCGAGCGACCGGGAATCTGCGGGTTCAGGTCGATATCGACCCCCAGAGTTTTTTCTGA